A window of the Gordonia humi genome harbors these coding sequences:
- the glp gene encoding gephyrin-like molybdotransferase Glp — protein MRSVEDHLSLVTASVVAPRPIQVAISQAQGLMCAEEVVTTDPLPGFDQAAIDGYAVRAVDVALAGAHAPEDTTDLADESVDVSVLADTDRLVVHLPVVGDVSPGSRTPTRLQPGQAVRVETGAPLPTLADAVVPHRWTDGGEERVMVGHDVESGDYVRRVGDDVQPGDVAVRSGTVIGAAQVGLLAAVGRSRVLVHPRPRVAVIAVGDELVDVDREPGPGQVFDVNTYALAAAARDAGAEVHRVGIAQRDQDRLREVVEAQLIRAEIVVICGAVGGVASRLITEAVADLGDLEVGRVGMHPGSVQGFGRLGRDEIPTFLLPANPVSALVTFEVMVRPLIRIALGKRQPMRRSVTARTIGPIASVEGRRGYLRGQLMRDERSAEYLVQVIGESESGASHLLAELAEANCLIVVPEEVDDIATGDRVEVMFLAERG, from the coding sequence ATGCGATCGGTCGAGGACCATTTGAGCCTCGTGACTGCGTCCGTGGTGGCACCTCGACCGATCCAGGTCGCCATCTCGCAGGCCCAGGGACTGATGTGTGCCGAGGAGGTCGTCACCACCGACCCGCTGCCCGGATTCGACCAGGCCGCGATCGACGGTTACGCCGTGCGCGCCGTCGACGTCGCGCTCGCCGGAGCGCACGCGCCGGAGGACACCACCGACCTCGCCGACGAGTCGGTCGACGTGTCCGTGCTCGCCGACACCGACCGCCTCGTGGTGCATCTGCCCGTGGTCGGCGACGTCTCGCCGGGATCGCGGACCCCCACCAGGCTGCAGCCGGGTCAGGCCGTGCGAGTGGAGACGGGCGCGCCGCTGCCCACCCTCGCCGATGCCGTCGTCCCGCACCGGTGGACCGACGGCGGCGAGGAGCGCGTCATGGTCGGTCACGACGTGGAGAGCGGCGACTACGTGCGGCGTGTCGGTGACGACGTGCAGCCGGGCGACGTCGCGGTCCGCTCGGGCACGGTGATCGGTGCGGCCCAGGTCGGGTTGCTGGCGGCGGTCGGACGCTCTCGTGTGCTCGTGCACCCGCGCCCGCGGGTGGCCGTGATCGCCGTCGGCGACGAACTCGTCGACGTCGATCGGGAACCCGGGCCGGGACAGGTGTTCGACGTCAACACGTACGCGCTGGCGGCCGCCGCCCGCGACGCTGGGGCCGAGGTGCACCGTGTCGGGATCGCCCAACGCGATCAGGACCGACTCCGCGAAGTGGTGGAGGCCCAGCTCATCCGGGCCGAGATCGTGGTGATCTGCGGAGCCGTCGGCGGTGTCGCATCGCGTTTGATCACCGAGGCCGTCGCCGATCTCGGTGACCTCGAGGTGGGTCGCGTCGGCATGCATCCCGGGTCGGTGCAGGGCTTCGGCCGGTTGGGCCGCGACGAGATCCCGACCTTCCTGCTGCCCGCGAATCCGGTGAGCGCGCTGGTCACCTTCGAGGTGATGGTGCGTCCGCTGATCCGTATCGCACTGGGCAAGCGTCAACCGATGCGCCGCTCGGTCACCGCGCGCACCATCGGGCCGATCGCCTCGGTCGAGGGGCGGCGAGGCTATCTGCGCGGGCAGCTGATGCGCGACGAGCGGTCGGCGGAGTACCTGGTGCAGGTGATCGGTGAGTCCGAGTCGGGGGCGTCCCACCTGCTCGCCGAGTTGGCCGAGGCCAATTGTCTGATCGTGGTGCCCGAGGAGGTCGACGACATCGCGACCGGCGACCGGGTCGAGGTCATGTTCCTGGCGGAACGTGGCTGA
- a CDS encoding trypsin-like peptidase domain-containing protein: protein MNDGAYRDTSAGNDDFTGQQPASPNPYSQGQYGENPFGRPTSTPGTGGFGAQPYGAPAAPQSPQPTTPYAGAPYSGQGTGQFGSVPPNPPPTSPFGGAGDGSGGGGGKRGNGGKKFLVGAAAVVVLAGAAGAGAGALVANSDGASSAPSTSVAAGATETAQPTAAPGSVQETANRVLPSVVSILVSDGRQEGSGSGVVLDSDGVILTNNHVVAGAQQVLVTFNDGSRAPAKVLGADPVSDIAVIKADKTGLTPITIGASKNLSVGQDVIAIGSPLGLAGTVTTGIISALNRPVSTSGTDGSQESVIDAIQTDAAINPGNSGGALINASGALIGINTAIATTGAEGESGSIGLGFAIPIDQAMRVAKELQASGKATQASLGVSVRPNTDVEKPGALVASVVRGGAAEKAGIPNGALITGVDDRKISTSEALVAAIRSYAPNDTVKVTYSVRDQSKTAEATLGTM, encoded by the coding sequence ATGAACGACGGCGCGTATCGCGACACCTCCGCGGGCAACGACGATTTCACCGGGCAGCAGCCGGCTTCGCCGAACCCCTACAGTCAGGGCCAGTACGGAGAGAATCCGTTCGGCCGCCCGACCTCGACACCCGGCACCGGCGGGTTCGGCGCCCAGCCGTACGGCGCTCCCGCCGCACCGCAGAGTCCCCAGCCGACCACTCCGTACGCCGGCGCTCCGTACAGCGGGCAGGGTACCGGTCAGTTCGGCTCCGTCCCGCCGAATCCTCCGCCCACCTCGCCGTTCGGCGGGGCGGGCGACGGCAGCGGCGGGGGCGGCGGCAAGCGCGGCAACGGAGGAAAGAAGTTCCTCGTCGGAGCGGCAGCCGTCGTCGTCCTCGCCGGTGCGGCGGGCGCCGGTGCCGGCGCCCTCGTCGCGAACAGCGACGGCGCGTCGAGTGCTCCCTCGACGTCGGTCGCCGCCGGGGCCACCGAGACCGCACAGCCCACCGCGGCGCCGGGCTCGGTGCAGGAGACGGCCAATCGCGTGCTGCCCTCGGTGGTCTCGATCCTGGTGTCCGACGGCCGACAGGAGGGCTCGGGCTCGGGCGTCGTCCTCGACAGCGACGGCGTGATCCTCACCAACAACCACGTCGTCGCCGGAGCACAGCAGGTCCTGGTGACGTTCAACGACGGTTCGCGTGCCCCGGCCAAGGTGCTGGGCGCCGACCCCGTGTCGGACATCGCCGTGATCAAGGCCGATAAGACCGGACTGACTCCGATCACGATCGGCGCGTCGAAGAACCTGTCGGTCGGGCAGGACGTCATCGCGATCGGGTCGCCGCTCGGTCTGGCCGGCACGGTCACCACCGGCATCATCTCGGCGCTCAACCGTCCGGTGTCGACATCGGGTACGGACGGGTCGCAGGAGTCGGTGATCGATGCGATCCAGACCGACGCCGCGATCAACCCCGGCAACTCCGGCGGCGCCCTCATCAACGCCAGCGGCGCGCTCATCGGGATCAACACGGCGATCGCGACCACCGGCGCCGAGGGCGAGTCAGGCAGCATCGGCCTGGGCTTCGCGATCCCCATCGATCAGGCGATGCGCGTCGCCAAGGAACTGCAGGCGTCCGGAAAGGCGACGCAGGCCAGTCTCGGCGTCAGCGTGCGGCCGAACACCGATGTGGAGAAGCCGGGCGCGTTGGTCGCCTCCGTCGTCCGCGGCGGCGCCGCCGAGAAGGCGGGCATTCCGAACGGTGCATTGATCACCGGTGTGGACGATCGCAAGATCTCCACCTCGGAAGCACTGGTCGCCGCTATCCGCTCGTACGCTCCGAACGATACGGTGAAGGTGACGTACTCGGTGCGCGATCAAAGCAAGACGGCCGAAGCCACGCTCGGCACCATGTGA
- a CDS encoding 5-formyltetrahydrofolate cyclo-ligase: MTEVSKKDLRREILAARESMSPFLLAQTNAELAEWMYRLPVELTADDVVAAYVATGSEPGGTAMLDALADQGLTVLVPIVPEGGPARLQWGEYRGEAALTRRRWGLLEPIGRRLDPDTVHRARLVLVPALAADRRGARLGRGAGYYDRTLAVTDVPVAAVVGDAELLDGPIPQGPDDVPVDWVLTPGGGFVPTR; this comes from the coding sequence ATGACCGAGGTGTCGAAGAAGGACCTGCGCCGGGAGATCCTCGCCGCACGAGAGTCGATGTCGCCGTTCCTGCTCGCGCAGACCAACGCCGAGCTTGCCGAGTGGATGTATCGACTGCCCGTCGAGCTCACCGCCGACGACGTGGTGGCCGCCTACGTGGCGACCGGCTCCGAACCCGGCGGCACGGCCATGCTCGACGCCCTCGCCGATCAGGGACTGACGGTGCTCGTGCCGATCGTCCCCGAAGGAGGTCCGGCTCGGCTGCAGTGGGGCGAGTACCGGGGCGAGGCGGCGTTGACACGACGACGATGGGGACTGCTCGAGCCGATCGGGCGACGCCTCGACCCGGACACCGTCCACCGCGCGAGACTCGTTCTGGTTCCCGCGCTCGCCGCCGATCGTCGCGGGGCACGACTCGGTCGCGGCGCCGGATACTACGATCGGACGCTCGCCGTCACAGACGTTCCGGTGGCCGCCGTCGTAGGCGACGCCGAACTCCTCGACGGACCGATCCCACAGGGACCCGACGACGTCCCCGTCGACTGGGTTCTCACACCCGGCGGCGGGTTCGTCCCGACACGCTGA
- the glpR gene encoding gephyrin-like molybdotransferase receptor GlpR, translating to MPNSVLWVFLIVVWLFVLVPMVLRGRPAARTSTKAAAQTRVVHRGGSRSAASRRAAAASRSSRAESAAKRLAERRAAQEATKDTEDAVEPDEVEVELDEVEIIEIDEVEIDAEDLDVTDDVEFDEPVDEAEDAEVVEAELVEEPADEKTLRADAESPLEVTDVIDIVDVEVVDLDEAQAARIEAEAEAAELDDESDEFEDESDEEFELTADGDDVAGSFDVLDDDVEPGPAPKPTPREMRGTGGYGRGRAAENDEAAYRERRRVLGGLTVLTIAAVVSAFFIQPLGYVAVGAMVVVSAAYLVFLRRAVRAEHARYAQRMARQRRRDEQEARVEREQAEPLYVAPPARLRRPGGAIVLEIDDEDPAFDHLPTYDFTGSYAQGSEFDDTDFDVATHRTAV from the coding sequence ATGCCTAACTCGGTGCTGTGGGTGTTCCTGATCGTCGTCTGGCTGTTCGTGCTGGTACCGATGGTGCTGCGCGGGCGTCCGGCCGCGCGTACATCGACCAAGGCGGCCGCGCAGACGCGTGTCGTCCATCGAGGTGGCAGTCGCAGTGCGGCGTCGCGGCGCGCCGCCGCGGCCTCGCGTTCTTCGCGCGCGGAGTCGGCGGCCAAGAGACTCGCCGAGCGCCGGGCCGCGCAGGAGGCGACGAAGGACACGGAAGACGCGGTCGAGCCGGACGAGGTCGAGGTCGAGCTGGACGAGGTCGAGATCATCGAGATCGACGAGGTGGAGATCGACGCCGAGGATCTCGACGTCACCGACGACGTCGAGTTCGACGAGCCGGTCGACGAGGCCGAGGACGCGGAGGTCGTCGAGGCCGAGCTCGTCGAGGAGCCCGCCGACGAGAAGACGCTGCGCGCCGATGCGGAGAGCCCCCTCGAGGTGACCGACGTGATCGACATCGTCGACGTGGAGGTGGTCGACCTCGATGAGGCGCAGGCGGCACGCATCGAGGCGGAGGCGGAGGCCGCGGAGCTCGACGACGAGTCCGACGAGTTCGAGGACGAGTCCGACGAGGAGTTCGAACTCACCGCGGACGGCGACGACGTCGCCGGGAGCTTCGACGTGCTGGACGACGACGTCGAGCCCGGACCGGCGCCGAAACCGACTCCGCGGGAGATGCGGGGCACCGGCGGCTACGGTCGAGGCCGCGCTGCCGAGAACGACGAGGCCGCCTACCGGGAGCGTCGTCGTGTTCTCGGCGGGTTGACCGTGCTGACGATCGCGGCCGTGGTGTCCGCGTTCTTCATTCAGCCGCTCGGCTACGTCGCCGTCGGTGCGATGGTGGTCGTGTCCGCCGCGTATCTGGTGTTCCTGCGGCGTGCCGTCCGCGCCGAGCACGCCCGGTACGCGCAGCGGATGGCGCGGCAGCGCCGTCGTGACGAGCAGGAGGCACGAGTCGAGCGGGAGCAGGCCGAGCCGCTGTACGTCGCGCCGCCCGCACGTCTGCGACGCCCCGGCGGTGCGATCGTTCTGGAGATCGATGACGAGGACCCCGCGTTCGATCACCTTCCGACGTACGATTTCACCGGGTCGTATGCGCAGGGCTCGGAGTTCGACGACACCGACTTCGACGTCGCCACGCATCGCACGGCCGTCTGA
- a CDS encoding HAMP domain-containing sensor histidine kinase, whose protein sequence is MRDPIALTRSVSLRNRVALLAAAVVFLSAMLMAGAAFFVVQRSLYNDVDSQLVARADGMTALSKLGRLSSGPEALLAGTVFSTSISIALVEPDGQMIMVGEVPYGDPEMKIADSVNPPGKLNQSLRTTSNHRVLSRKLSDGSTLMMAQSLESTDAILKRLASVLFVAGGVGVAFAALAGTAVARGGLRPVGRLTGAVERVARTQDLTPIPVSGQDELARLTASFNTMLRALAESRDQQARLVADAGHELKTPLTSLRTNLELLIASSEPGAPQIPAADMIELRSDVVAQIEELSTLVGDLVDLAREDALDTVHEEVSLESVIADALERVRRRRTDIEFDVQTVPWFVFGEEHGISRAVLNVLDNAAKWSPPGRAVHVRLAETGPGTAELSVSDAGPGIPLEDRELVFERFYRADATRSMPGSGLGLAIVRQVVTRLGGSVVAEGSADGGALIRMQLPGSAQHTEPDPVVVRR, encoded by the coding sequence ATGCGAGATCCGATCGCCTTGACCCGGTCGGTGTCGTTGCGCAACCGTGTCGCGCTGCTCGCCGCGGCGGTGGTGTTCCTGTCGGCGATGCTGATGGCGGGCGCCGCGTTCTTCGTCGTGCAGCGATCGCTGTACAACGACGTCGACTCACAGCTGGTGGCGCGCGCCGACGGCATGACGGCGCTGTCGAAGCTCGGCAGGCTCTCCAGCGGACCGGAGGCGCTCCTCGCCGGAACCGTGTTCTCGACGTCGATCTCGATCGCGCTGGTCGAACCCGACGGCCAGATGATCATGGTCGGCGAGGTGCCGTACGGGGACCCCGAGATGAAGATCGCCGACTCGGTGAACCCGCCCGGCAAGCTGAATCAGAGTCTGCGGACCACGTCGAACCACCGGGTTCTCTCCCGCAAGCTCTCCGACGGCAGCACCCTGATGATGGCGCAGTCGCTGGAGTCGACCGACGCGATCCTCAAACGACTGGCGTCGGTCCTGTTCGTGGCGGGCGGGGTCGGTGTGGCCTTCGCCGCGCTCGCCGGAACCGCGGTGGCTCGCGGCGGTCTGCGGCCCGTGGGTCGCTTGACCGGAGCCGTCGAACGGGTGGCGCGCACCCAGGATCTGACTCCGATACCGGTCAGTGGGCAGGACGAACTGGCGCGCCTGACCGCGAGCTTCAACACGATGTTGCGCGCCCTCGCCGAGTCGCGCGATCAGCAGGCGCGCCTGGTCGCCGATGCGGGCCACGAACTCAAGACTCCGCTCACCTCGTTGCGGACCAACCTCGAACTGCTCATCGCGTCGTCGGAGCCGGGCGCGCCGCAGATACCGGCCGCGGACATGATCGAGTTGCGCTCGGACGTCGTGGCGCAGATCGAGGAGCTCTCGACGCTCGTCGGCGACCTCGTCGACCTCGCGCGCGAGGACGCCCTCGACACGGTGCACGAGGAGGTCTCCCTGGAGTCGGTGATCGCCGATGCGCTCGAACGGGTCCGTCGACGCCGCACCGACATCGAGTTCGACGTGCAGACCGTCCCGTGGTTCGTGTTCGGCGAGGAGCACGGCATCTCGCGCGCGGTTCTCAACGTCCTGGACAACGCGGCCAAGTGGAGCCCGCCGGGACGCGCGGTGCACGTGCGGCTGGCCGAGACCGGACCGGGGACGGCCGAACTCTCGGTGTCCGACGCCGGACCCGGCATCCCGCTCGAAGACCGGGAACTCGTCTTCGAGCGCTTCTATCGTGCGGACGCCACTCGCTCGATGCCCGGATCGGGGTTGGGGCTGGCGATCGTCCGTCAGGTCGTCACCCGACTCGGCGGCTCGGTCGTCGCCGAGGGCTCCGCCGACGGCGGCGCGTTGATCCGTATGCAACTCCCGGGATCGGCGCAGCACACCGAGCCGGACCCGGTGGTCGTCCGACGGTGA
- a CDS encoding SAF domain-containing protein — MNRRRDSDLNPTITDRIRRLTAPGWMRSVLVRRSVAVALVVCAAVLAVVEHRDPPTPTALVAVRDLRPGQALTAEDVRIASVPEELTPDDAPTVDEVVGRQVTGPVHRGEIIARHRLLDARLPAALTGRSDARLVPVRPADDSLASFVRAGDRVDLLGDDSQVLARDAIVATTPSTDRSGPGETGTLLVAMPADAAHRVAAAGIRDPITFVLH, encoded by the coding sequence ATGAACCGACGCCGCGACTCCGATCTCAATCCGACGATCACCGATCGAATTCGACGCCTCACCGCTCCGGGCTGGATGCGATCGGTTCTCGTCCGCCGATCGGTCGCGGTGGCGCTCGTGGTGTGTGCGGCCGTTCTCGCCGTCGTCGAACACCGTGATCCGCCCACGCCGACGGCTTTGGTCGCCGTTCGCGATCTGCGACCCGGCCAGGCGCTCACAGCAGAGGACGTGCGCATCGCCTCGGTACCCGAGGAGTTGACCCCCGACGACGCACCGACGGTCGACGAGGTCGTCGGACGCCAGGTCACCGGACCGGTGCACCGCGGGGAGATCATCGCCCGTCATCGGCTCCTCGACGCCCGCCTGCCCGCCGCGCTGACCGGCCGCTCCGATGCACGCCTGGTCCCCGTGCGCCCGGCCGACGACTCGCTCGCATCGTTCGTCCGCGCAGGCGACCGGGTGGATCTGCTGGGTGACGACTCGCAGGTACTGGCCCGTGACGCGATAGTGGCGACGACGCCGAGCACGGACAGATCCGGTCCGGGCGAGACCGGCACTCTGCTCGTGGCGATGCCCGCCGACGCCGCCCATCGGGTCGCCGCCGCCGGAATTCGAGATCCGATCACATTCGTACTGCATTGA
- a CDS encoding UTP--glucose-1-phosphate uridylyltransferase has translation MSAHSTPASMTGAPRIPHTAVVPAAGLGTRFLPATKTVPKELLPVVDTPGIELVAEEAKSAGAERLLIVTSPGKDGVVAHFVEDLVLEHTLSSRGKQAMLAKVRNAPSLLEVASVVQDKPLGLGHAIGCVESELADDEDAIAVLLPDDLVLPGGVLGAMAATRARYGGSVLCAIEVPDETISAYGVFDVADSDPETPGVKRVKGMVEKPPAHLAPSNLAAAGRYILDRRIFDALREITPGAGGELQITDAIALLIEQGEPVHVVIHSGTRHDLGNPGGYLKAAVDFALDRDDYGPELRRWLVERLAGR, from the coding sequence ATGTCTGCCCACTCGACACCCGCGTCCATGACAGGTGCGCCGCGGATCCCGCACACCGCGGTGGTCCCCGCAGCCGGACTCGGCACCCGATTCCTGCCCGCCACCAAGACTGTGCCCAAGGAGCTCCTTCCAGTCGTCGACACGCCGGGAATCGAACTCGTCGCGGAGGAGGCGAAGTCGGCGGGCGCCGAGCGGTTGTTGATCGTCACCTCGCCCGGCAAGGACGGCGTCGTCGCGCACTTCGTCGAAGACCTCGTTCTCGAGCACACCCTGTCCTCGCGCGGCAAACAGGCGATGCTCGCCAAGGTCCGCAATGCGCCCTCGCTGCTCGAAGTGGCGTCGGTGGTCCAGGACAAGCCGCTCGGCCTCGGTCACGCCATCGGCTGTGTGGAGAGCGAGCTGGCCGACGACGAGGACGCGATCGCCGTTCTGCTGCCCGACGACCTGGTGCTGCCCGGCGGCGTCCTGGGGGCGATGGCCGCGACCCGCGCTCGGTACGGCGGCAGCGTCCTGTGCGCCATCGAAGTCCCCGACGAGACGATCAGCGCCTACGGAGTGTTCGACGTCGCCGATTCCGATCCGGAGACTCCGGGAGTCAAGCGGGTCAAGGGCATGGTGGAGAAGCCGCCGGCCCACCTCGCTCCGTCGAACCTGGCCGCCGCGGGTCGCTACATACTGGATCGCAGGATCTTCGACGCGCTGCGCGAGATCACGCCGGGCGCGGGCGGCGAACTGCAGATCACCGACGCCATCGCGCTGCTCATCGAACAGGGGGAGCCGGTGCACGTCGTGATCCATTCCGGTACGCGCCATGACCTGGGAAACCCCGGCGGCTATCTCAAGGCGGCCGTCGATTTCGCGCTCGACCGCGACGACTACGGGCCGGAGCTGAGGCGTTGGCTGGTCGAACGCCTCGCCGGACGGTAG
- a CDS encoding heme oxygenase (biliverdin-producing), which produces MVIASPARIAPEDTLSAAMKKGSAVEHEQAEGSSYMAALLDGRMDAAGYIAYLQRLRLVYDALESTGRALADDPIASAVIDPALDRLPAIDADLQHWAPNGVPEVVSPAAAAYVERITDSVTWGGAFVAHHYTRYLGDLSGGQAIGRILDRSFDLDGAGIAFYAFDEVGKVKPYKDRYRDRLDQVGAAMSYDDRQRLVDEVRLSFGFNQALFEELSELYPGR; this is translated from the coding sequence ATGGTGATCGCGTCCCCCGCACGTATCGCGCCCGAGGACACCCTGTCGGCCGCGATGAAGAAGGGCTCGGCTGTCGAGCACGAGCAGGCGGAGGGGTCGTCGTACATGGCGGCGCTGCTCGACGGCCGCATGGACGCCGCCGGATACATCGCATATCTGCAGCGGCTCCGCCTGGTGTACGACGCCCTCGAGTCCACCGGACGCGCGCTCGCCGACGACCCGATCGCATCGGCCGTCATAGATCCCGCACTCGACCGGCTGCCCGCCATCGACGCCGATCTCCAGCACTGGGCGCCGAACGGGGTGCCCGAGGTGGTCTCCCCGGCCGCGGCGGCCTATGTCGAACGCATCACCGACTCGGTGACGTGGGGAGGCGCCTTCGTCGCCCACCACTACACGCGGTACCTGGGCGACCTGTCCGGTGGACAGGCCATCGGCCGGATCCTGGACCGGAGCTTCGATCTCGACGGCGCGGGCATCGCCTTCTACGCCTTCGACGAGGTCGGCAAGGTGAAGCCGTACAAGGACCGGTACCGCGATCGCCTCGATCAGGTTGGCGCCGCGATGAGTTACGACGACCGGCAGCGCCTCGTCGACGAGGTCCGGCTCTCATTCGGCTTCAACCAGGCCCTTTTCGAAGAGCTCAGCGAGCTGTATCCGGGTCGCTGA
- a CDS encoding GNAT family N-acetyltransferase, whose product MLRWLTDPSSHPGWPATVGPVRIPAGLVTLRPVKMRDAADWSRLRIRNQNELLPWEPTGAGQWERRHQPSMWAPLFSVLKSEAKHGVMLPFVIELDGEYAGQLTIGNIQRGAVRDAWIGYWVDRDHTGKGVAAAAAALGVDHCFGPVGLHRLEATVQPENLASQAVLRRIGFREEGLLKRYMDVNSRWRDHLLFGLTVEEVETSAVDVLIRAGRASAP is encoded by the coding sequence GTGCTGCGCTGGCTGACCGACCCCTCCAGCCATCCGGGCTGGCCCGCGACGGTGGGACCGGTGCGGATCCCCGCCGGACTCGTGACACTTCGACCGGTCAAGATGCGTGACGCCGCCGACTGGAGTCGTCTGCGGATCCGCAACCAGAACGAACTGCTGCCGTGGGAGCCGACCGGGGCGGGGCAGTGGGAGCGCCGCCACCAGCCGTCGATGTGGGCGCCGCTGTTCTCGGTGCTCAAGAGCGAGGCCAAACACGGAGTGATGCTCCCGTTCGTCATCGAGCTCGACGGCGAATACGCGGGTCAGCTGACCATCGGCAACATCCAACGGGGAGCGGTCCGTGACGCGTGGATCGGATACTGGGTGGATCGCGACCACACGGGCAAGGGCGTGGCCGCGGCGGCCGCGGCGCTCGGTGTCGACCACTGCTTCGGTCCGGTGGGGCTCCACCGACTGGAGGCCACGGTGCAGCCGGAGAACCTCGCCTCGCAAGCGGTGCTGCGTCGGATCGGATTCCGGGAAGAGGGCCTGCTCAAGCGATACATGGACGTGAACTCGCGGTGGCGCGATCATCTGCTGTTCGGGCTCACGGTGGAAGAGGTGGAGACGAGCGCCGTCGACGTGCTGATCAGGGCGGGGCGGGCGTCCGCACCGTGA
- the mscL gene encoding large-conductance mechanosensitive channel protein MscL — MLKGFKDFLMRGNVVELATAVIIGAAFTAVVTAFTDKIIAPLIAAIPVNTDFAGLGFRISGDKPETFLDFGAVVTALINFVIVAAVVYFLIIVPFNKLSELRTLEEEAEVDSEISLLVEIRDLLDPTAKERKEAEAAEKARSEAEAARAAEAARAEAQQRQQQQTAPPAPQDNYPSTGATQQMSVPPQAQQPPYQAGPPSGGFPTPNPAPGEYPPPGNLPPGQYAPGQYPPAPGQYPPAGGQPPVDPGQFPDGPRHSR, encoded by the coding sequence GTGCTCAAAGGATTCAAAGACTTTCTCATGCGGGGAAACGTCGTCGAATTGGCCACTGCGGTCATCATCGGCGCGGCTTTCACCGCGGTCGTCACCGCATTCACCGACAAGATCATCGCGCCGCTGATCGCGGCGATCCCGGTCAATACCGACTTCGCCGGACTCGGGTTCCGGATCTCGGGAGACAAGCCCGAGACCTTCTTGGACTTCGGCGCAGTCGTCACCGCACTCATCAATTTCGTGATCGTCGCCGCGGTGGTCTACTTCCTGATCATCGTCCCGTTCAACAAGCTCTCCGAACTTCGGACCCTCGAAGAGGAGGCCGAGGTCGACAGCGAGATCTCGCTGCTCGTCGAGATCCGCGATCTGCTCGATCCGACCGCCAAAGAGCGCAAGGAGGCCGAGGCCGCGGAGAAGGCGCGCAGCGAAGCGGAGGCCGCGCGAGCAGCCGAGGCCGCACGTGCCGAGGCCCAGCAGCGTCAGCAGCAGCAGACGGCCCCGCCCGCTCCGCAGGACAACTATCCGTCGACCGGCGCGACCCAGCAGATGAGCGTTCCGCCGCAGGCGCAGCAGCCGCCGTACCAGGCGGGTCCGCCCAGCGGCGGCTTCCCGACGCCGAATCCGGCCCCCGGCGAGTACCCGCCTCCCGGCAACCTGCCTCCGGGCCAGTACGCTCCCGGCCAGTACCCGCCCGCTCCGGGACAGTACCCGCCGGCCGGCGGTCAGCCGCCCGTCGATCCCGGTCAGTTCCCGGACGGACCGCGACACTCTCGCTGA
- a CDS encoding MogA/MoaB family molybdenum cofactor biosynthesis protein, translating into MTNAPVDPDEQAADAAARRNLPDASETVGGEFSRALVVVVDDRAANGESPSSLGPLVGELLGEAGFHVDATVTVQGDEVEIRNTLNTAVIGGVDLVVSVGGVGVAARDVTPEATEPLLDRRLQGIEEAIRSSGLSAGATDGGLSRGLAGISGQTVVVNIADSRAAVRDGMATLIPLAHHVIGHISDI; encoded by the coding sequence ATGACGAACGCCCCCGTAGACCCGGACGAACAGGCCGCCGACGCGGCCGCCCGACGCAACCTTCCCGACGCGTCCGAGACGGTCGGCGGTGAGTTCTCCCGCGCTCTCGTCGTGGTCGTCGACGATCGCGCGGCCAACGGGGAGTCGCCGAGTTCATTGGGACCGCTCGTCGGCGAACTGCTCGGCGAGGCGGGCTTCCACGTCGATGCGACCGTCACCGTGCAGGGCGACGAGGTCGAGATCCGCAACACGCTGAACACCGCGGTGATCGGTGGCGTCGACCTCGTGGTGTCGGTCGGCGGCGTCGGGGTGGCCGCTCGCGATGTGACGCCGGAGGCCACCGAGCCCCTGCTCGATCGCCGTCTGCAGGGCATCGAGGAAGCCATCCGGAGTTCGGGACTGTCGGCCGGTGCCACCGACGGCGGCCTCTCCCGCGGTCTCGCAGGCATCTCCGGTCAGACGGTGGTCGTCAACATCGCCGATTCGCGGGCCGCCGTCCGCGACGGCATGGCCACCCTGATTCCGTTGGCGCACCATGTGATCGGGCACATCAGTGACATCTGA
- a CDS encoding FmdB family zinc ribbon protein — protein sequence MPTYSYACTVCDNKFDIVQSFSDDSLTVCPECGGKLRKLFNSVGVVFKGSGFYRTDSRSNGSVPATSSSDSSSSSSSSGSSSSGSSSDSSSSTTSSSSAASA from the coding sequence GTGCCCACCTACAGCTACGCGTGCACTGTGTGCGACAACAAGTTCGACATCGTGCAGTCGTTCTCGGACGACTCCTTGACCGTGTGCCCCGAATGCGGCGGCAAGCTGCGCAAGCTCTTCAACTCGGTCGGCGTCGTGTTCAAGGGCAGCGGCTTCTACCGGACCGACTCGCGCTCGAACGGATCGGTGCCCGCCACGTCGTCCTCGGACTCGTCGAGCAGTTCCTCGTCGAGCGGTTCGTCGTCGAGCGGCTCATCGTCTGATTCGTCGTCGAGCACGACGAGTTCGTCGAGCGCCGCCAGCGCCTGA